Within the Clostridium scatologenes genome, the region AAATCTCTTTTGCTCACTTATTCCAGAATTAATTTCTGTATTAAGATTTAGTTTAAAATTACTATTAATTAAATATATTGATGAAGAAACAAAAAATATTTCAAATATAGCTAAAGTGCATAAGAATATCTTTTCCCAAAATTTCATTTAACCCTCCAGCCTGTATCCTAATTTAAATACAGTTTTAATCTTATCCTTCCACTGAAGCTTTTTTCTCAATTTTTGTATATGGTTGTCTATAGTTCTAGTTTCTCCAACATAGTCATATCCCCAAATTTTTTCTATTAACTTTTCTCTGGTTAATACAACATTTTTATTTTGTACTAAAAACACTAATAATTCAAATTCCTTTAAAGTAAGCTCTACAGCTTCACCTGCTTTCCTAGCTGTCATTTCTTCTAAATTTACTTCTACATCTTCAAAATTTATTATATTAGTATTTTTATTATAGTGTCTAAGCACATTATCAATTCTAGCTAATAATTCAATACCTTCAAAAGGTTTTGTTATATAATCATCTGCTCCAGCTCTAAGACCATATACCTTATCTGTAACAGAAGTTTTAGCAGTTAAAAATATAACTGGAATTCCTAGCGGCTTTATCTTTTCAAGTAATGTAAAGCCATCAATTTTAGGAAGCATAACATCTAAAAGAATTAAATCAAAACTGTCATTTTCAATTTCTTTTAAAGCTTCTTCCCCATTAAAGGCTGCTTCACACTCATAATTTGCCATATTTAAATTCAGCTTTATTAAATTGGATATTGGCAATTCATCCTCAACAACTAATATTTTTATCATTACCTGCTTGTCCTCCTGATCATTTAGATTTTTCAATATACCCAATTACTTTTTAGTTTCATAAGTAATTTAATATTTTATCTAAATGAAAATAATCAGATTGAATAAAATCTATCTGACTATTTTCATTTTAGATTTATACAAAGTTACATTTCTTCGCTCAATAATAACCAGCAGTTTTCATATGCTGCTAAGAATTTTATTTACTAATTAATTTTAATTTCTCTAGTTTGGCTATCAATGTACTTTTTCATAGAAGGCAAAGTCTTAATAGTATTTAGTTGATAATGTACTACAGAATAATCTTTAAGATTTATTTCAATTTCGGAATCCCTTCCATCATCTAGCGTACATTTTACTAACAGCCTGCCCAAATTAATATTCTTATCCACTTTTATAGTATTACCTTCAATTTTCTTTCCTATTTTTTTGAAGAAGCTTAAAGTTGTATCTTTAATTCTATTATCATTGATTACAGGATCTAAATCCTTATCCAAGTCATTTGTAGCTCTTACAAATAATATTTCACCATCTTTTTCATTTATAGAAACAGAATATGATCCCATCTTATTTTCATCATAATTTTTAGGAGTAAATAAAACATATATTAGGTTCTGATCTTTCACTTTAGCCATATTTTCTGCCTCTACTTTTGCATCTTCTGGATGTTCTTTTGAGTATTTTTCCCTTATTTCTTCGAGTTTTTTTACATCTTCTAAACCTTCTTTTGCATCTTTCTTGTTTAATTGTTCTGTTTCCTTTACAATATCAGCTGATCTGTCTACTTTAATTTGTGAAAAATAGTTTGAATCTTTTCCCATGTAATTTTTCATTGCTTCTGTAGCTATTTTAATTGCTTCTTCATCATTCATAGTTCCCTGCTTTAAAGTATTACTATTACTCTTATTTTCTGTTGTTACTACTACATTTTTAGTAACATCCCTTTTTTGACTTGCATAAGTAACTCCTGAAGCACTTCCTACTACTAATAATGTTAAAACCCAAACCAATATTCTTTTTCTATTCATAATAAATACCTCCAAAATTATATTTAGTTGTTTAGCATGCCAAAACATCTTTATTACAATATAAAGTATATATTAGAGATATGTAAAAACCATCCTTCACTTGTCACCAAGTTGTAAAATCTATGAAAAATTTATCATTAGATTTTGCATTATTATCTATATTATTATAAACTTTGGTAAATATAAATGTAGCTGAACCTAAAGTTATTAAGATTAAAATATTACTCTGAAAAAACCATACTGAATTTCTCCAATATGGTCATACACATGATAGGCTTTTATGAAATTTCACCATATAAAAGGAATAATTCTGTTAGTATCTTTTTCATATTCTTTATAAATCATTCCAAAATTATCCTCTAAAGTTTTTTCTTCAACCATAATCCTGTATCCATAAACCATAACAATAACAACAAGTGAAGCTATTATACCAATTAAACTTCTAAAACAAAACGAAGTACCTATCAAAGATAACATGCTCCCACTATATGCAGGATGACGAAGATATTTATAAGGTCCAGTCTGAATTATTTCCTGCTTTGAATTTACTTGTACAGATAATGTAAAAAATTTACGCAGTGTGTATATAGAATATGCTCGTAAAAAAACTCCTGTTATCATAAATATACTGCCTATCCAAAAAAATAATATAGGAAGTGTATTATAAAAATTTTTTCTGCAAATAGGATTTAAAAATATTATAGAACAAAAACCAATAACAATAAAACTGTACGAACCTCTATCGTTA harbors:
- a CDS encoding response regulator transcription factor → MIKILVVEDELPISNLIKLNLNMANYECEAAFNGEEALKEIENDSFDLILLDVMLPKIDGFTLLEKIKPLGIPVIFLTAKTSVTDKVYGLRAGADDYITKPFEGIELLARIDNVLRHYNKNTNIINFEDVEVNLEEMTARKAGEAVELTLKEFELLVFLVQNKNVVLTREKLIEKIWGYDYVGETRTIDNHIQKLRKKLQWKDKIKTVFKLGYRLEG
- a CDS encoding methyltransferase family protein, which translates into the protein MYLFGNSYFETLILKNTFQVIFLFFIISEMLMWIFIEWNNNKNEGNKKNNDRGSYSFIVIGFCSIIFLNPICRKNFYNTLPILFFWIGSIFMITGVFLRAYSIYTLRKFFTLSVQVNSKQEIIQTGPYKYLRHPAYSGSMLSLIGTSFCFRSLIGIIASLVVIVMVYGYRIMVEEKTLEDNFGMIYKEYEKDTNRIIPFIW